One window from the genome of Candidatus Manganitrophaceae bacterium encodes:
- a CDS encoding DUF3015 domain-containing protein gives MKKLIYAAVVFALIPVSHSFASDTGPGCGFGTMIFKGQKGIVPQVLASTTNASFGSQTFGISTGTLGCMQDGVVKNDQKLDAFASANMENLSQEMAQGRGEHLTSLASLLGVPAEHRSEFYTLTQEKYTAIFPTAQTTSGEMLVALNQEMSAHPALSDFVSSH, from the coding sequence ATGAAGAAATTGATCTATGCGGCAGTTGTGTTCGCTTTGATTCCTGTTTCTCACAGCTTCGCTTCGGATACGGGGCCTGGCTGCGGCTTTGGGACCATGATCTTCAAGGGGCAGAAAGGTATTGTTCCGCAAGTGTTGGCTTCAACCACAAATGCGTCATTCGGGAGCCAAACGTTTGGGATTTCAACTGGAACCTTGGGCTGTATGCAAGATGGTGTTGTAAAAAATGATCAGAAATTAGATGCTTTCGCCAGCGCCAATATGGAGAACCTTTCACAAGAAATGGCGCAGGGTCGGGGAGAGCATCTTACCTCGCTGGCCTCCTTGCTCGGCGTTCCGGCAGAACACCGGAGTGAATTTTACACGCTGACCCAAGAGAAATATACGGCAATCTTCCCCACCGCACAGACCACCTCTGGGGAGATGCTGGTCGCGCTTAATCAGGAAATGTCGGCACACCCGGCACTCTCTGACTTCGTTTCCAGCCACTAA